One window of the Nocardia huaxiensis genome contains the following:
- a CDS encoding FtsW/RodA/SpoVE family cell cycle protein: protein MSAPAPPSAGAFPSPPGGFAPAPPPSTRRNVELMLLALAAVITTVSLILVEASQEQSITWDIAKLGASYLALFGVAHLAVRRFAAFADPLLLPIVALLNGLGLVLIHRLDLAEAQDATFASKAIPSPDANQQVLWTGLGMVVFMGLLIVLRDYRTLARYAYTLGLAGLVALAIPALLPSRFSEVNGAKIWIRLPGFSVQPGEFAKILLIIFFAGVLVAKRDLFMAAGKHVFGMDLPRARDLGPILVVWVVCLGVLVLEKDLGTSLLIFATVLVMLYIATERVGWLVIGGALLAVGFVIAYNAFGHVRVRVNTWLHPFDDYSNTGYQISQSLFGLATGGLAGTGLGSGRPTEVPFAKTDFIITTIGEELGLIGLAAVLMLFCIFVIRGLRTALAVRDSFGKLLAAGLAFTIAIQIFVVVGGVTKLIPLTGLTTPFVSYGGSSLLANYALLALLIKVSDAARAPAPARKRAPEPIADAPTELVRRPKGGAA from the coding sequence ATGTCCGCTCCGGCACCACCGTCCGCTGGGGCCTTTCCCAGTCCGCCGGGCGGATTCGCTCCCGCGCCGCCGCCGTCCACGCGGCGGAACGTGGAACTCATGCTCCTGGCGCTGGCCGCCGTCATCACGACGGTGTCGCTGATCCTGGTGGAAGCCAGCCAGGAGCAGTCCATCACCTGGGACATCGCCAAACTCGGGGCGTCCTACCTGGCGCTGTTCGGAGTCGCGCACCTGGCGGTGCGGCGCTTCGCGGCCTTCGCGGACCCGCTCCTACTACCGATCGTGGCGCTGCTCAACGGACTCGGGCTGGTGCTGATCCATCGCCTCGATCTAGCCGAGGCACAGGACGCCACCTTCGCTTCCAAGGCCATCCCCTCCCCCGACGCCAACCAGCAGGTGCTGTGGACGGGGCTGGGGATGGTGGTGTTCATGGGCCTGTTGATCGTGCTGCGCGACTACCGCACGCTGGCCCGCTACGCCTACACCCTCGGACTGGCCGGACTGGTCGCGCTCGCGATCCCCGCGCTGCTGCCCTCCCGCTTCTCCGAGGTGAACGGCGCCAAGATCTGGATTCGCCTACCCGGCTTCAGCGTTCAGCCCGGCGAGTTCGCGAAGATCCTGCTCATCATCTTTTTCGCGGGCGTCCTGGTGGCCAAGCGCGACCTGTTCATGGCCGCGGGCAAGCACGTCTTCGGCATGGACCTGCCGCGCGCCCGCGACCTCGGCCCGATCCTGGTGGTCTGGGTGGTCTGCCTCGGCGTGCTGGTGCTGGAGAAGGACCTCGGCACCTCGCTGCTCATCTTCGCCACCGTGCTGGTGATGCTCTACATCGCCACCGAACGCGTGGGCTGGCTGGTCATCGGCGGCGCCCTGCTGGCGGTCGGATTCGTCATCGCGTACAACGCTTTCGGGCATGTGCGGGTGCGCGTGAACACCTGGCTGCACCCCTTCGACGACTACTCCAACACCGGCTACCAGATCTCGCAGTCGCTGTTCGGCCTCGCCACCGGCGGGCTCGCCGGCACCGGGCTGGGCAGCGGCCGGCCCACCGAGGTGCCGTTCGCCAAGACCGACTTCATCATCACCACCATCGGTGAGGAGCTGGGCCTCATCGGCCTGGCCGCGGTGCTGATGCTCTTCTGCATCTTCGTGATTCGCGGTCTGCGCACCGCGCTGGCCGTACGCGACAGCTTCGGCAAGCTGCTGGCCGCGGGCCTGGCGTTCACCATCGCCATCCAGATCTTCGTGGTGGTCGGCGGCGTCACCAAGCTGATCCCGCTGACCGGTCTGACCACACCGTTCGTCTCCTACGGCGGCTCGTCGCTGCTGGCCAACTACGCGCTGCTGGCGCTGCTGATCAAGGTGTCCGACGCGGCCCGCGCGCCCGCACCGGCGCGCAAGCGGGCGCCCGAGCCGATCGCCGACGCGCCCACCGAACTGGTGCGCCGGCCGAAGGGGGGTGCCGCGTGA
- a CDS encoding FHA domain-containing protein FhaB/FipA, giving the protein MQGLILQLTRAGFLLLLWLFVWAVLRTLRSDIYAASGLRVAPRAAGGSAVLPSFRRGQKGAKYLVVTQGSLAGTRISLGSQPVLIGRADDSTLVLTDDYASTRHARLSQRGEDWYVEDLGSTNGTYLDRSKVTTPVRVPLGTPVRVGKTVIELRS; this is encoded by the coding sequence GTGCAGGGATTGATCCTGCAATTGACGCGCGCGGGGTTCCTGCTGCTGCTGTGGCTGTTCGTGTGGGCGGTGCTCCGGACCTTGCGCAGCGATATCTACGCGGCATCCGGCCTCCGGGTCGCGCCGCGGGCCGCAGGCGGTTCCGCGGTGCTCCCCTCTTTTCGCCGGGGCCAGAAGGGCGCCAAATATCTCGTGGTGACTCAGGGTTCTCTCGCCGGCACCCGCATCTCGCTCGGCTCACAGCCGGTGCTGATCGGGCGCGCGGACGATTCCACGCTGGTCCTCACCGACGACTACGCCTCCACCCGGCATGCGCGACTTTCGCAACGCGGTGAGGACTGGTACGTCGAGGATCTCGGGTCCACGAATGGGACCTACCTCGACCGTTCGAAGGTCACCACGCCGGTGCGGGTTCCGCTCGGCACCCCTGTCCGTGTCGGCAAGACAGTGATCGAGCTGCGATCGTGA
- a CDS encoding dCMP deaminase: MSDEARSDRGWMRHAIGLARLCPPSETAFSVGAVIVGEDGVEIIHGWSRETDDKVHAEESALNKLEPGDPRLPHATIYSTLEPCSTRASQDRTPCTDRILASGIRRVVIAWREPGTFVENCVGVERLRQHGIEVVELPDLAEEAMSMNRHLKL; encoded by the coding sequence ATGTCGGATGAGGCCCGTTCCGATCGTGGCTGGATGCGTCACGCCATCGGGCTGGCGCGTTTGTGCCCGCCGAGCGAAACCGCCTTCTCGGTCGGCGCGGTCATTGTCGGAGAGGACGGTGTGGAGATCATCCACGGCTGGTCCCGGGAAACCGACGACAAGGTGCATGCCGAGGAATCGGCCCTGAACAAGCTCGAACCCGGCGACCCGCGGCTGCCGCACGCCACCATCTACAGCACCCTGGAACCCTGCTCGACCCGCGCGAGCCAGGACCGGACGCCGTGCACCGACCGCATTCTGGCGTCGGGCATCCGCCGCGTGGTCATCGCCTGGCGGGAACCGGGCACGTTCGTGGAGAACTGCGTCGGCGTCGAGCGACTCCGCCAGCACGGCATCGAAGTCGTCGAACTACCGGATCTGGCCGAGGAGGCCATGTCCATGAACCGGCATCTGAAACTCTAG
- a CDS encoding aminodeoxychorismate/anthranilate synthase component II has translation MRVLVVDNYDSFVFNLVQYLGQLGVDATVWRNDDERLSDVDKVVQEYDGVLISPGPGTPERAGASIDLVHACARHETPLLGVCLGHQAIGSAFGATVTRAPELLHGKTSEVFHIGAGVLAGLPDPFIATRYHSLTVLEETMPPELEVLGRTESGLVMAMRHRTLPIHGVQFHPESVLTQGGHRMLANWLGVCGERPAEGLVAQLEAEVAALV, from the coding sequence ATGCGTGTTCTGGTCGTCGACAACTACGACAGCTTCGTGTTCAACCTGGTCCAGTATCTCGGACAGTTGGGTGTGGACGCGACCGTCTGGCGCAACGACGACGAAAGACTGTCGGATGTGGACAAAGTCGTGCAGGAGTACGACGGCGTCCTGATCAGCCCCGGACCCGGAACGCCCGAACGCGCCGGCGCGTCCATCGACCTGGTGCACGCCTGCGCCCGGCACGAAACCCCGCTGCTCGGCGTGTGCCTCGGCCATCAGGCCATCGGCTCCGCGTTCGGCGCCACCGTCACTCGCGCCCCGGAGCTGCTACACGGCAAGACCAGCGAGGTCTTCCACATCGGTGCGGGTGTGCTCGCCGGGCTGCCGGATCCCTTCATCGCCACCCGCTACCACTCGCTGACCGTTCTCGAAGAGACCATGCCGCCCGAACTGGAAGTGCTGGGCCGCACCGAATCCGGACTGGTCATGGCCATGCGGCACCGCACCCTGCCGATCCACGGCGTGCAGTTCCATCCCGAATCGGTGCTCACTCAGGGCGGGCATCGCATGCTCGCCAACTGGCTGGGCGTGTGCGGCGAGCGCCCGGCCGAGGGGCTGGTGGCGCAGCTCGAGGCGGAGGTCGCGGCATTGGTATGA
- the pknB gene encoding Stk1 family PASTA domain-containing Ser/Thr kinase: MTTPKNLSSRYELGEIIGFGGMSEVHKARDLRLGRDVAIKVLRADLARDPTFYLRFKREAQNAAALNHPAIVAVYDTGEAEVDGGPLPYIVMEYVDGDTLRDIVRGKGPLPPRRAMEVIADVCAALDFSHRNGIVHRDMKPANIMINRAGAVKVMDFGIARAIADSSNPMTQTAAVIGTAQYLSPEQARGEQVDARSDVYSVGCVLYEILTGEPPFTGDSPVAVAYQHVREDPRLPSHVYAGVPRELDSVVLKAMSKNPANRYQTAAEMRADLIRVLGGQKPTAPMVMTDEDRTSFLDDELPPPRSYRTVERRDDTTEQEIVEPAGGGGGRRTALIAASAAAAVAVVAALLWVLIGPGARLTQVTVPDLTGQSKASAQQALEDAGFHVAIQDTPDSKVAIGNVIRTQPLGGSRIDKGSTVTMLVSKGPEQVAVPKLIGLTQAEAEKNLINAGLQLDPQVQQDWSSAAEKGKVIKSDPREGSRIDSGSTVEITIGKGPEQVAVPYVVGQSIDVAEQTLTKSAGLQIVKQEVQSAQPKGTVLATNPEAGTMVDKGSSVTVQVSAGDEITMPDLRGKTPAEAVTLLRQRGWNGQISQNTVSTLNSGDIGRIISQQPTAGSSIAKDGTVTITTGVIAIGPP; encoded by the coding sequence ATGACGACCCCGAAGAACCTCTCGTCTCGCTATGAGCTGGGCGAGATCATCGGGTTCGGCGGCATGTCCGAGGTGCACAAGGCCCGGGATCTGCGGCTCGGCCGCGATGTCGCGATCAAGGTGCTGCGCGCGGACCTCGCGCGCGACCCCACGTTCTATCTGCGGTTCAAGCGGGAGGCGCAGAACGCGGCCGCACTGAACCATCCGGCCATCGTCGCGGTGTACGACACCGGCGAGGCCGAGGTGGACGGCGGCCCGCTGCCCTACATCGTCATGGAGTACGTGGACGGCGACACCCTGCGCGACATCGTGCGCGGCAAGGGTCCGCTGCCGCCGCGGCGCGCCATGGAGGTGATCGCGGATGTGTGTGCGGCGCTGGACTTCTCGCACCGCAACGGCATCGTGCACCGCGATATGAAGCCCGCCAACATCATGATCAACCGGGCGGGCGCGGTGAAGGTGATGGACTTCGGCATCGCCCGCGCCATCGCCGACAGCTCCAACCCCATGACCCAGACGGCGGCCGTCATCGGTACCGCCCAATACCTTTCGCCCGAACAGGCGCGTGGTGAGCAGGTCGACGCCCGCTCCGACGTGTACTCGGTCGGCTGCGTGCTCTACGAAATCCTCACCGGCGAACCGCCTTTCACCGGCGACTCGCCCGTGGCCGTGGCCTACCAGCACGTCCGGGAGGATCCGCGGCTCCCGTCACACGTGTACGCGGGCGTCCCGCGCGAACTCGACTCGGTCGTGCTCAAGGCCATGAGCAAGAACCCCGCCAACCGGTATCAGACCGCCGCCGAGATGCGCGCCGACCTGATCCGCGTGCTCGGCGGCCAGAAGCCCACGGCCCCCATGGTCATGACCGACGAGGACCGCACCAGCTTCCTCGACGACGAACTCCCGCCGCCGCGCTCGTACCGCACGGTCGAACGCCGCGACGACACCACCGAACAGGAGATCGTCGAACCCGCCGGTGGCGGTGGCGGACGCCGGACCGCGCTCATCGCGGCCTCGGCCGCGGCGGCCGTCGCGGTGGTCGCCGCCCTGCTGTGGGTGCTGATCGGCCCCGGCGCCCGGCTCACCCAGGTGACGGTCCCCGATCTGACCGGCCAGTCGAAGGCGTCGGCCCAGCAGGCGCTGGAGGACGCCGGATTCCATGTGGCCATTCAGGACACCCCCGACAGCAAGGTCGCGATCGGCAATGTGATCCGCACCCAGCCGCTGGGCGGTTCCCGGATCGACAAGGGCAGCACCGTCACCATGCTGGTGTCGAAGGGCCCCGAGCAGGTGGCGGTGCCGAAGCTGATCGGCCTCACCCAGGCCGAAGCCGAGAAGAACCTCATCAATGCTGGGCTGCAACTGGATCCGCAGGTACAGCAGGATTGGTCCAGCGCCGCGGAGAAGGGCAAGGTCATCAAGTCCGATCCGCGCGAGGGCAGCCGGATCGATTCGGGCAGCACCGTCGAGATCACCATCGGCAAGGGGCCCGAGCAGGTCGCGGTCCCGTATGTGGTCGGCCAGTCCATCGACGTGGCGGAACAGACCCTGACCAAGAGCGCCGGCCTGCAGATCGTGAAGCAGGAGGTGCAGAGCGCACAGCCCAAGGGCACCGTGCTCGCCACCAACCCCGAAGCCGGGACCATGGTCGACAAGGGTTCGTCGGTGACCGTCCAGGTGTCCGCCGGTGACGAGATCACCATGCCCGACCTGCGCGGCAAGACCCCCGCCGAGGCCGTCACGCTGCTGCGGCAGCGCGGCTGGAACGGGCAGATCAGCCAGAACACGGTGAGCACCCTCAACAGCGGGGACATCGGCCGGATCATCTCGCAGCAGCCGACCGCGGGGTCGTCGATCGCCAAGGACGGCACGGTGACCATCACGACCGGTGTCATCGCCATCGGCCCGCCGTGA
- a CDS encoding RibD family protein — translation MSGPTRPHVLLSVAVSIDGYIDDAGPDRLLLSNAADFDRVDALRAESDAVLIGAETLRRDNPRLLVNSEERRLHRIAAGKPDYPVRVIVTASGELDPRLKFWRFGGERLVYTTDSGRDRIAGSLDGLAEVVSLGDAVDFEALLDDMGKRGMERLMVEGGGSIHTAFLAAGLVDEIRMAVAPLVVGDPAAPRFLGPADFPGGPQHRMQLAEVSRIGDIALLRYLPKEDSDVG, via the coding sequence ATGAGCGGGCCGACGAGACCGCATGTGCTGCTGTCGGTTGCGGTGAGCATCGACGGCTACATCGACGACGCGGGCCCGGACCGGCTGCTGCTGTCCAATGCGGCCGACTTCGATCGCGTCGATGCGCTGCGGGCAGAGTCGGACGCCGTGCTCATCGGGGCGGAAACGCTGCGCCGTGACAATCCGCGTCTGCTGGTCAACAGCGAGGAACGGCGGCTGCACCGGATCGCCGCGGGCAAGCCGGACTACCCCGTGCGCGTGATCGTCACGGCGAGTGGCGAGCTCGATCCGCGCCTGAAGTTCTGGCGTTTCGGTGGTGAAAGACTCGTCTACACAACCGATTCCGGCCGGGATCGGATCGCTGGCAGTCTCGACGGCCTGGCCGAGGTCGTATCCCTGGGCGATGCGGTCGATTTCGAGGCCCTGCTCGACGACATGGGCAAACGCGGGATGGAACGGCTCATGGTGGAGGGCGGCGGGTCCATCCACACCGCGTTCCTCGCGGCCGGGCTGGTCGACGAAATCCGTATGGCGGTAGCGCCTCTCGTGGTCGGTGACCCCGCCGCGCCGCGGTTCCTCGGCCCTGCGGATTTCCCCGGCGGACCGCAGCACCGCATGCAGCTGGCCGAGGTCAGCCGCATCGGCGATATCGCCCTGCTCCGCTATCTGCCGAAGGAGGATTCCGATGTCGGATGA
- a CDS encoding PP2C family protein-serine/threonine phosphatase: MTLVLRYAARSDRGLVRANNEDSVYAGARLLALADGMGGHAAGEVASQLMIAALAHLDDDEPGPDLLGKLDRAVREGNASIADQVEEEPELDGMGTTLTAILFAGSKLGLAHIGDSRAYMLRGGELTQITRDDTFVQSLVDEGRITPEQAHTHPQRSLIMRALTGNEIEPTLVVREARAGDRYLLCSDGLSDVVSDETIANTLREGSTDESADRLIELALRSGGPDNVTVVVADVIDLDYGQSHPIVAGAASGEDEDTPPPNTAAGRAAAMRPPRATPRRAVAMPEPEPPKKGHKWRWIALSAALLVAVGAGLTIGYNMVRSNYYVGAEGGKVVILRGLPGSVLGFTIRDVDQIACATRNGEIQLADPGSAFPPGCRELTLPDLKSTVQDSVQKGLPGVSRDEAVKQMQNLSGDKGLLPPCEKPAAPPVTTPPPGDPNQPGASTTAAAPTTTGAPATSTPPNTGEQTLEPRTPGSEQPTTTPPVTTTTAPKASEQNCRVAD; this comes from the coding sequence GTGACACTTGTTCTCCGCTACGCAGCGCGCAGCGACCGTGGTCTCGTCCGAGCCAACAACGAGGATTCCGTCTACGCAGGAGCGCGCCTGCTCGCGCTCGCGGACGGCATGGGCGGGCACGCCGCCGGTGAAGTCGCCTCGCAGTTGATGATCGCCGCGCTGGCGCATCTGGACGACGACGAGCCGGGTCCCGACCTGCTGGGCAAACTGGATCGCGCGGTGCGCGAAGGCAATGCTTCCATCGCCGATCAGGTGGAGGAGGAACCCGAACTCGACGGCATGGGCACCACGCTCACCGCCATCCTGTTCGCGGGCTCCAAACTCGGCCTGGCGCATATCGGTGACTCTCGCGCCTACATGTTGCGCGGGGGTGAGCTGACTCAGATCACCCGCGACGACACCTTCGTGCAGTCGCTGGTCGACGAGGGGCGGATCACGCCCGAGCAGGCGCACACCCATCCGCAGCGGTCGCTGATCATGCGGGCGCTCACCGGCAACGAGATCGAGCCGACCCTGGTCGTGCGCGAGGCGCGGGCCGGGGATCGCTATCTGCTCTGCTCGGACGGCCTGTCCGATGTGGTGAGCGACGAGACCATCGCCAACACCCTGCGCGAGGGCAGCACCGACGAGTCGGCGGACCGGCTCATCGAATTGGCTTTGCGCAGTGGCGGTCCCGACAATGTGACGGTTGTCGTCGCGGATGTGATCGATCTGGATTACGGCCAGTCGCATCCCATCGTGGCGGGCGCGGCCTCCGGCGAGGACGAGGACACTCCCCCGCCGAACACCGCCGCCGGTCGCGCCGCCGCCATGCGGCCACCGCGCGCGACACCGCGCAGAGCGGTCGCCATGCCGGAGCCGGAACCGCCCAAGAAGGGCCACAAGTGGCGCTGGATCGCCCTGTCGGCGGCGCTACTCGTGGCGGTCGGCGCGGGACTCACCATCGGCTACAACATGGTTCGCAGCAACTATTACGTGGGAGCCGAGGGCGGGAAGGTGGTGATCCTGCGGGGCCTGCCCGGATCGGTGCTCGGTTTCACCATCCGGGATGTGGACCAGATCGCCTGCGCCACCCGCAACGGTGAGATCCAATTGGCCGATCCCGGTTCGGCTTTCCCGCCCGGATGCCGTGAGCTGACCCTGCCCGATCTCAAGTCGACCGTCCAGGATTCCGTGCAGAAGGGACTGCCCGGCGTCTCCCGCGACGAGGCCGTCAAGCAGATGCAGAACCTCTCCGGAGACAAGGGCCTGCTGCCGCCGTGCGAGAAGCCGGCCGCGCCGCCCGTCACCACTCCGCCGCCCGGCGACCCCAACCAGCCCGGCGCCTCCACCACCGCAGCCGCGCCGACCACCACCGGGGCGCCCGCCACCAGCACACCGCCCAACACCGGTGAGCAGACGCTCGAACCGCGCACCCCGGGCTCCGAACAACCCACGACCACACCGCCGGTCACCACCACCACGGCTCCGAAGGCATCGGAGCAGAACTGCAGGGTGGCGGACTGA
- a CDS encoding peptidoglycan D,D-transpeptidase FtsI family protein — translation MNTPLRRVSLAVMVMIVALLANATYVQWWKADDLRTDTRNRRVLLDEYARQRGQISAQGVVLASSVATEDRYKYLRIYPTDPRAYAHVTGYYTMQNGRDGLENAEDSILSGSDNDLFGRRLVDMISGRDPRGGNVITTLNPAMQKVAYDQLTSKGYTGSVVAIEPSTGRILTMVSTPSYDPNELTVHDGAQVTEKKTELQQDDGQPLINRAVSMIYPPGSTFKVVVTAAALANGLATPSDQLTAASRITLPDTNTTLENYNGSHCGPGDGATASLTEAFKYSCNTAFVDLGIKVGAAKLKDEAAAFGIGDHSGIPLEWGTSTVGDIPDKAALGQSSIGQRDVSITPLDNAVIAATIANGGVRMQPHLVDQLQAPDLTTLKNINAMSVGQAVSAQVASQITAMMIESEKNTQGGTQPRSYTIASKTGTAEHGDDPRNTPPHAWYIAFAPAQNPKIAIAVIVENGGDRALAATGGSVAAPVARAVLDAGLQGG, via the coding sequence GTGAACACACCCCTGCGCCGGGTCTCGCTCGCGGTCATGGTCATGATCGTCGCGCTGCTCGCCAATGCCACCTACGTGCAGTGGTGGAAGGCCGACGACCTGCGCACCGACACCCGCAACCGCCGCGTCCTGCTCGACGAGTACGCCCGCCAGCGCGGGCAGATCTCCGCACAGGGCGTGGTGCTGGCGAGTTCGGTGGCCACCGAGGACCGGTACAAGTACCTGCGCATCTACCCGACCGATCCGCGGGCGTACGCGCACGTCACCGGCTACTACACCATGCAGAACGGCCGCGACGGACTGGAGAACGCCGAGGACTCGATCCTCAGCGGCTCCGACAACGACCTGTTCGGCCGCCGGCTGGTGGACATGATCTCCGGTCGGGATCCGCGCGGCGGCAATGTGATCACCACGCTGAATCCGGCCATGCAGAAGGTCGCCTACGACCAGCTGACCTCGAAGGGGTACACCGGTTCGGTGGTCGCCATCGAGCCGAGCACGGGCCGCATCCTCACCATGGTGTCGACGCCGTCCTACGACCCGAACGAGCTGACCGTCCACGACGGCGCGCAGGTGACGGAGAAGAAGACCGAACTGCAGCAGGACGACGGCCAGCCGCTCATCAATCGCGCGGTGTCGATGATCTACCCGCCGGGTTCCACCTTCAAGGTGGTGGTGACCGCGGCCGCGCTGGCCAACGGGCTCGCCACGCCGAGCGATCAGCTCACGGCGGCGTCGCGAATCACGTTGCCGGACACCAACACCACGCTGGAGAACTACAACGGCAGCCACTGCGGTCCCGGTGACGGCGCCACCGCGTCGCTGACCGAGGCGTTCAAGTACTCGTGTAACACGGCCTTCGTGGACCTCGGTATCAAGGTGGGGGCCGCCAAACTCAAGGACGAGGCGGCAGCGTTCGGCATCGGCGATCACTCCGGCATCCCGCTCGAATGGGGAACGAGCACGGTCGGCGATATTCCGGACAAGGCGGCTCTGGGCCAGTCCAGCATCGGGCAGCGGGACGTCTCGATCACCCCGCTGGACAATGCGGTCATCGCGGCGACCATCGCCAACGGCGGCGTGCGCATGCAACCGCATCTGGTGGACCAGCTGCAGGCCCCCGACCTGACCACGCTCAAGAACATCAACGCCATGTCGGTCGGTCAGGCGGTCAGCGCACAGGTGGCCTCCCAGATCACCGCCATGATGATCGAATCGGAGAAGAACACGCAGGGCGGGACGCAGCCGCGCTCGTACACGATCGCCTCCAAGACCGGAACCGCCGAACACGGCGACGATCCTCGCAATACGCCGCCGCACGCCTGGTACATCGCCTTCGCGCCGGCGCAGAACCCGAAGATCGCGATCGCGGTGATCGTCGAGAACGGTGGCGATCGGGCGCTGGCCGCCACCGGCGGGTCGGTCGCCGCGCCGGTCGCCCGGGCCGTGCTCGACGCCGGATTGCAGGGGGGCTGA
- a CDS encoding serine/threonine-protein kinase, with translation MLNNGALIADRYRLQRLIATGGMGQVWEALDTRLDRRVAVKVLKAEFSTDPTFRHRFRAEARTTAQLNHPGIAGIYDYGETMDPSGGEIAYLVMEFVQGEPLNAVLNRMSRLSVAQGLDMLEQTARALQVAHSAGVVHRDVKPGNILVTPTGQVKITDFGIAKAVDASPVTKTGMVMGTAQYIAPEQATGEDATAASDVYSLGVVGYEALAGQRPFTGEGALTVAMKHVRDTPPPLPADLPPNVRELIEITMAKDPQQRYATGGEFADAVAAVRSGRRPTPPGGIPVTPNIPTGATRVLPPGPTMIIPGQRADQPTTRYATPPQQPAAMTGATALLSGPQPPTTRPGAGAAMADDEPTGRFTNSQKALAGLGVGALILGAAAAFVLLSGSPPEPTPPTRTSAVVAPPVTAPPTTTAPLTTTKERPVPPPVTTYEPPVTTYEPPVTTTQPPVTTTKPPVTTTVPKTTTVPPTTTKDEEPSTVPPTTTKKPQPGVDLPSFPVIPGAGGGVRANTSDLSEQGQP, from the coding sequence ATGCTGAACAACGGTGCGTTGATCGCGGACCGCTACCGGCTGCAGCGCCTGATCGCCACCGGCGGTATGGGCCAGGTCTGGGAAGCTCTCGACACGCGGCTGGACCGTCGTGTCGCGGTGAAGGTGCTCAAGGCGGAGTTCTCCACCGATCCCACCTTCCGGCACCGGTTCCGCGCCGAGGCGCGCACGACCGCGCAGCTGAATCATCCGGGCATCGCCGGGATCTACGACTACGGCGAGACCATGGACCCGTCGGGTGGCGAGATCGCCTATCTGGTCATGGAATTCGTGCAGGGCGAACCGCTGAACGCGGTGCTCAACCGGATGAGCCGGCTGTCGGTGGCGCAGGGTCTGGACATGCTGGAGCAGACCGCCCGCGCACTGCAGGTGGCGCATTCGGCGGGCGTGGTGCATCGAGATGTGAAGCCGGGCAACATTCTTGTGACGCCGACCGGTCAGGTGAAGATCACCGACTTCGGCATTGCCAAGGCCGTAGACGCGTCGCCGGTCACCAAGACCGGCATGGTGATGGGCACCGCCCAGTACATCGCGCCGGAGCAGGCCACCGGTGAGGATGCCACCGCCGCCTCGGACGTGTACTCGCTCGGCGTGGTCGGGTACGAGGCGCTCGCCGGGCAGCGGCCGTTCACCGGCGAGGGCGCGCTGACCGTCGCCATGAAGCATGTGCGGGACACCCCGCCGCCGCTGCCGGCCGATCTGCCGCCGAACGTGCGCGAGCTGATCGAGATCACCATGGCCAAGGATCCGCAGCAGCGGTATGCCACCGGCGGCGAGTTCGCCGACGCGGTGGCCGCGGTGCGTTCCGGTCGCCGGCCCACGCCGCCGGGCGGGATTCCGGTCACCCCGAACATTCCCACGGGTGCGACGCGGGTGCTGCCGCCCGGACCGACCATGATCATTCCCGGGCAGCGGGCCGATCAGCCCACCACCCGGTACGCGACGCCGCCGCAGCAGCCCGCCGCCATGACGGGTGCGACCGCGCTGCTGTCGGGTCCGCAGCCGCCGACGACGCGCCCGGGCGCTGGCGCGGCCATGGCCGACGACGAACCGACCGGCAGGTTCACCAACAGCCAGAAGGCGCTCGCCGGACTCGGCGTGGGCGCGCTGATCCTCGGCGCCGCAGCCGCTTTCGTACTACTGTCCGGATCGCCGCCGGAGCCGACGCCGCCCACCCGCACCAGTGCCGTCGTCGCACCGCCGGTGACCGCGCCGCCGACCACCACGGCGCCGCTGACCACCACCAAGGAGAGACCGGTGCCACCGCCGGTCACCACCTACGAACCTCCCGTCACCACCTACGAACCGCCGGTGACGACCACGCAACCCCCGGTCACCACGACCAAGCCGCCGGTGACGACGACGGTGCCGAAGACCACCACCGTCCCGCCGACGACCACCAAGGACGAAGAGCCCAGCACGGTGCCGCCGACCACCACCAAGAAGCCGCAACCGGGTGTGGACCTACCATCGTTTCCAGTGATCCCCGGTGCTGGCGGAGGTGTCCGCGCCAACACCTCAGACCTCTCCGAGCAAGGACAACCATGA